Proteins encoded by one window of Rhodobacteraceae bacterium IMCC1335:
- a CDS encoding methyltransferase domain-containing protein: MADFGENPDQGKFWNEEPGLSWVENDRLMSERLESISQLLLENLDLRPSGRILDIGCGGGGTTLALAKRAPPSAQITGLDISKPLLDLAAQKCANHENINFVLADAQAHRFALQKFDTVISRFGVMFFENPVKAFQNIKSALTVEGRLHFVCWAPLEENEFFYAPLQAALQHTDQPFIAPGRAPGPLAFSDAAYLRSLLEEAGFQQIEIAKTPTRVTTKDSPEEDAKLLMQIGLATRIMTLAEMGEAERAKVFRSMLAQSAARQKDGKISYDATVYIVAARA, translated from the coding sequence ATGGCGGATTTTGGCGAAAACCCAGATCAAGGGAAATTCTGGAACGAAGAACCTGGCCTGTCTTGGGTGGAAAATGACCGCTTGATGAGCGAGCGGCTGGAGTCCATCAGTCAATTGCTTCTGGAAAATTTGGATCTTCGCCCATCCGGCAGGATTCTTGATATCGGATGCGGCGGCGGGGGCACCACGCTTGCGCTTGCAAAACGCGCCCCACCAAGCGCGCAGATTACTGGCTTGGATATTTCAAAACCACTTTTAGATTTGGCCGCGCAGAAATGCGCGAATCACGAAAACATCAACTTTGTCTTGGCTGATGCGCAGGCGCATCGCTTTGCGTTACAAAAATTTGACACGGTGATCTCACGATTTGGCGTTATGTTCTTCGAAAACCCGGTGAAAGCCTTTCAAAACATCAAATCCGCACTCACCGTTGAAGGCAGGTTACACTTTGTTTGCTGGGCCCCTTTGGAGGAAAACGAATTTTTTTATGCGCCGTTGCAAGCCGCCTTGCAGCATACAGATCAGCCTTTTATCGCCCCCGGCCGCGCGCCGGGGCCTTTGGCGTTCAGCGATGCCGCATATCTGCGCAGCCTGCTTGAAGAGGCCGGTTTTCAGCAGATTGAGATCGCAAAAACCCCCACACGAGTAACCACCAAAGACAGCCCCGAAGAAGATGCCAAGCTGCTGATGCAGATCGGCTTAGCCACGCGGATTATGACTTTAGCCGAAATGGGGGAGGCTGAGCGCGCCAAAGTGTTCCGCTCGATGCTGGCGCAATCCGCAGCGCGCCAGAAAGACGGCAAAATTTCCTATGACGCCACGGTTTATATCGTAGCCGCGCGCGCCTAA
- a CDS encoding rhodanese-like domain-containing protein gives MAQKITKGIKALLAEANAVVPSISVEEAAGLLDSQDHVFIDLRDIRELQRSGKIPNAFSCPRGMLEFWIDPESPYHKELFNQDKTYVFYCASAWRSALSAQVAQQMGLSPVTHIAGGFTAWQKAAAPIEPVEKK, from the coding sequence ATGGCGCAAAAAATAACCAAAGGTATCAAGGCATTGCTCGCAGAAGCCAATGCTGTCGTGCCCAGTATATCCGTTGAAGAGGCCGCCGGCCTATTGGACAGCCAAGATCACGTCTTTATCGATTTACGGGATATTCGCGAGCTGCAGCGCTCGGGAAAAATACCAAATGCGTTTTCTTGCCCGCGCGGAATGTTGGAATTCTGGATTGATCCAGAAAGCCCCTATCATAAAGAACTGTTCAACCAAGATAAAACCTATGTATTTTATTGTGCCAGCGCTTGGCGGTCAGCCCTAAGCGCACAGGTCGCGCAGCAAATGGGATTATCTCCAGTCACGCATATTGCCGGGGGATTCACGGCTTGGCAGAAAGCCGCTGCGCCAATAGAGCCGGTGGAAAAGAAGTAA
- a CDS encoding CoA-binding protein produces MTYMDHDAPYPDGYLNDILSSVKTIAMVGASPDKTKFSYGVLRVLSETGYDMIPINPRPGLKEIRGLKVYPSLDAIDRPVDMVEVFRRPEDLLGIAREAIAIKAKVLWGQIGVRNDDAARLAEEAGMKVVMNRCPKIELFRPFWKPKLHLGI; encoded by the coding sequence ATGACTTATATGGACCACGATGCCCCTTACCCTGACGGGTATTTAAATGACATCCTATCGTCGGTTAAAACCATCGCCATGGTGGGTGCCAGCCCCGATAAAACCAAGTTCAGCTATGGCGTTTTAAGGGTACTCAGCGAAACCGGCTATGATATGATCCCCATCAATCCACGCCCCGGTTTGAAAGAAATCCGCGGATTAAAAGTTTACCCATCACTGGATGCGATTGACCGCCCTGTGGATATGGTGGAGGTGTTTCGCCGCCCCGAGGATTTATTGGGAATCGCCCGCGAAGCGATTGCCATCAAGGCCAAAGTGCTTTGGGGACAAATTGGTGTGCGCAATGATGACGCCGCGCGGCTTGCCGAAGAGGCGGGGATGAAAGTGGTGATGAACCGTTGCCCAAAAATAGAACTTTTCCGGCCGTTTTGGAAACCCAAACTGCATTTAGGAATTTAA
- a CDS encoding 2Fe-2S iron-sulfur cluster binding domain-containing protein encodes MHKITLANRDGATYEVDHRKPLLDSLRDQGVDLPYGCKYGGCITCAAKLTTGRVNQAPQVALNNRQITDGYVILCVARPLSDCTFEIGVESHDKLYRNPFLDPLAPHELKADIATKLEKAP; translated from the coding sequence ATGCATAAAATCACGTTGGCAAACCGCGATGGCGCCACCTATGAGGTGGATCATCGCAAACCGCTGCTCGACAGCCTGCGCGACCAAGGCGTTGATTTGCCTTATGGCTGTAAATATGGCGGTTGCATCACCTGCGCGGCTAAGCTCACCACAGGCCGGGTGAATCAAGCGCCGCAAGTGGCGCTGAACAATCGCCAGATTACGGATGGCTATGTCATTTTATGCGTCGCCCGCCCGCTCAGCGATTGCACGTTTGAAATTGGCGTTGAAAGCCATGACAAGCTCTATCGCAACCCCTTCTTGGATCCGCTTGCCCCGCATGAATTGAAAGCCGATATCGCCACAAAATTGGAGAAAGCTCCATGA
- a CDS encoding selenium-binding protein, protein MECCGPGYASPAEAMKAPREKLLYTIAIYTGTGIQKPDYLATIDNDPDSPTYSQVISRCEVPGIGDELHHMGWNACSSCFDDASMARKYLLVPGVRSSNIHIIDCATDPRNPTLFKVIDGADIKAKTNLSAPHTIHCLGSEIIISMLGDAQGNAPGGYLHLNKDFEIVGRWENSMGDIKFGYDFWYQPRHNVMVSSEWGAPNTFMPGFDLEEVGHLKYGREIHFWDFEKKEPIKSMYLGEDGLIPLEVRFHHDPDSSHGFVGAALSANIIHWWKDQNDEWQWEKIVDVENEPHPEWPIPVPGVISVILLSMDDKYLYLCNWLHGDIRQYDISDPHHAKLTGQVWMGGLLGKAPEVNGVKVTGGPQMIQLSLDGKRLYVTTSLFSTWDNQFYPEIRTNGGCMLMVNCDTENGGMEIDPNFVVDFGKEPNGPSRCHETRYPGGDCTSDIWL, encoded by the coding sequence ATGGAATGTTGCGGCCCCGGATATGCCTCCCCTGCCGAAGCGATGAAGGCACCTCGTGAAAAGCTGCTCTACACAATCGCCATCTACACGGGCACGGGCATCCAAAAACCCGATTATCTGGCGACAATCGATAATGATCCTGACAGCCCCACCTATTCGCAAGTGATCAGCCGCTGCGAAGTGCCCGGGATTGGCGATGAACTGCACCATATGGGCTGGAATGCCTGTTCTTCTTGCTTTGACGATGCCTCAATGGCGCGTAAATATCTTTTGGTGCCCGGCGTGCGCTCTTCCAATATCCATATCATCGATTGCGCCACAGACCCGCGCAATCCAACGCTGTTCAAGGTGATTGATGGGGCCGATATCAAAGCCAAAACCAATCTCAGCGCGCCACATACAATCCATTGCTTGGGTTCGGAAATCATCATTTCAATGCTAGGCGATGCGCAAGGCAACGCGCCGGGAGGTTATTTACACCTTAACAAAGACTTCGAAATCGTTGGACGTTGGGAAAACTCGATGGGCGATATCAAATTCGGCTATGATTTTTGGTATCAACCGCGCCACAACGTTATGGTCAGCTCTGAATGGGGCGCGCCCAATACCTTTATGCCTGGTTTTGATCTGGAAGAAGTGGGGCATCTCAAATACGGCCGAGAAATCCATTTTTGGGATTTTGAAAAGAAAGAGCCGATCAAAAGCATGTATTTGGGTGAAGATGGACTGATCCCATTGGAAGTGCGTTTTCATCACGATCCGGACAGTTCACATGGCTTTGTCGGCGCCGCGCTCAGCGCAAATATTATTCATTGGTGGAAAGATCAAAATGACGAGTGGCAATGGGAAAAAATTGTCGATGTTGAAAATGAACCGCATCCGGAATGGCCGATCCCAGTTCCCGGGGTAATTTCGGTTATTCTTTTATCCATGGATGATAAATATCTTTACCTGTGCAATTGGCTACATGGCGATATACGCCAATATGACATCAGCGATCCGCATCATGCAAAGCTTACCGGCCAGGTGTGGATGGGGGGCTTGCTGGGCAAAGCACCAGAGGTGAACGGCGTGAAAGTCACCGGCGGTCCGCAAATGATTCAGCTCAGTCTGGATGGTAAGCGGCTCTATGTCACCACCTCTTTATTCAGTACGTGGGACAATCAGTTTTATCCAGAAATCCGAACCAATGGTGGCTGTATGTTGATGGTGAATTGCGACACTGAAAATGGCGGTATGGAAATTGATCCGAATTTCGTGGTGGATTTTGGCAAAGAGCCCAACGGCCCAAGCCGGTGCCACGAAACCCGCTATCCCGGTGGCGATTGCACAAGCGATATCTGGCTATGA
- a CDS encoding helix-turn-helix domain-containing protein, whose amino-acid sequence MHLARVMKVLEAVAMAGRPVTASEVQQLTDLPRPTCYRLLHSMQAEQLLDEVSSGRFIVGESLVRLALLGQTDVDICRSAAPKLQRAADDLGEAVFLSRFRNRGVEIIHVEVPGDAKRSFVHPGLGFRPMHACSCSKVIAAFADDTFRQDILSGPMRSFTEYTRCDPQRLSREFDQILSSGYAECVQEIELGVSSVAAPVQIGSVGALYSIGATGPVRRFTKDRRAQIGEQLCQMAQKIGHSLQVAGAAA is encoded by the coding sequence ATGCATCTGGCGCGCGTGATGAAAGTATTGGAGGCTGTGGCCATGGCGGGTCGGCCAGTTACGGCCTCAGAAGTGCAGCAATTGACCGATCTGCCGCGACCCACCTGCTATCGGTTGTTGCACTCAATGCAGGCGGAGCAATTGCTGGATGAGGTTTCTTCAGGGCGGTTCATCGTCGGAGAAAGTTTGGTGCGCTTGGCGCTTTTGGGGCAAACAGATGTAGATATTTGCCGCAGCGCTGCGCCAAAATTGCAGCGCGCTGCCGATGATTTGGGCGAGGCGGTCTTTTTATCGCGCTTTCGCAATAGGGGCGTTGAAATTATCCATGTGGAAGTGCCGGGCGATGCAAAACGCTCATTCGTGCATCCAGGGCTCGGGTTTCGCCCGATGCATGCTTGTTCATGCTCAAAAGTCATCGCAGCCTTTGCGGATGATACGTTTCGACAAGATATTTTATCTGGCCCGATGCGCTCCTTTACCGAATATACGCGCTGTGATCCGCAACGCCTGTCGCGCGAGTTTGATCAGATTCTCAGCAGCGGCTATGCCGAATGCGTACAGGAAATCGAACTGGGGGTATCGTCGGTTGCGGCTCCGGTGCAAATCGGATCGGTTGGGGCGCTTTACAGCATTGGCGCCACCGGGCCGGTACGCCGCTTCACCAAAGACCGCCGCGCTCAAATCGGAGAGCAGCTTTGCCAGATGGCGCAGAAAATAGGCCATTCTTTGCAGGTTGCGGGAGCTGCCGCTTAG
- a CDS encoding MFS transporter → MLTGLKLGLKRRLLARSETKNKGLNVTRYKVFAGACLTQFIVIGFLFSYGVFFSAFETEFGWSRTLLSSCSALAFFVMGVLAIIAGRLSDRYGPRLVLGFTGLMYGLGFILMSQITQPWQLLMIFVVFIGLGMGTHDVVTLSTVARWFPKGRGFITGLVKLGTAAGQMTLPPIAAFLILSYGWRRSLVILGLLAALSLLAAALLMSRPENEKPTAAQAKLATASFQDAKRSLTFKKLCLIQFLFFPTLMTIPTHIAVYGMDMGMTGARAALLLTVIGAASMAGRLATGYFQDRLGSQAAYSACFIPILISLNALLLWENHTALFVFMALYGFGHGGFFSVVSPTVAEYFGMQSHGALFGIILFFGTIGGAIGPILAGMVFDYSGNYDSAFITLAVLMALGLILVLTLPKTQATAA, encoded by the coding sequence ATTTTAACAGGCCTCAAACTGGGCCTCAAACGCCGTTTGCTTGCGCGAAGCGAGACCAAAAACAAAGGACTAAATGTGACACGCTATAAAGTGTTTGCGGGGGCGTGCTTAACCCAATTTATCGTGATCGGATTTTTGTTTTCTTACGGGGTGTTTTTTAGCGCGTTTGAAACGGAATTCGGCTGGTCGCGGACGCTGCTGTCAAGCTGCTCGGCATTGGCGTTTTTCGTCATGGGGGTGTTGGCGATTATCGCGGGGCGTCTCTCTGATCGCTATGGCCCTCGGCTGGTGTTAGGCTTTACCGGGCTGATGTATGGGCTTGGATTTATTTTAATGTCCCAGATCACGCAGCCGTGGCAATTGCTCATGATCTTCGTCGTCTTTATTGGTTTGGGGATGGGCACCCATGATGTCGTAACCCTCTCAACCGTGGCGCGATGGTTTCCCAAAGGGCGCGGTTTCATCACTGGTCTGGTAAAGCTGGGAACCGCGGCGGGGCAAATGACCTTGCCCCCGATCGCCGCTTTTTTGATTCTCAGCTATGGCTGGCGCCGCAGTTTGGTAATTTTAGGCCTATTGGCAGCTCTGAGCCTTCTGGCAGCCGCCCTATTAATGTCGCGCCCGGAAAACGAGAAGCCAACAGCTGCGCAAGCCAAACTTGCAACTGCCTCATTTCAAGACGCCAAACGCAGTTTGACGTTCAAAAAACTTTGTCTGATACAATTTTTATTTTTCCCCACTTTGATGACAATCCCAACCCATATCGCGGTTTATGGCATGGATATGGGCATGACCGGCGCGCGTGCGGCCTTGTTGCTAACTGTGATTGGCGCCGCCAGCATGGCCGGCCGGCTCGCGACGGGATATTTCCAAGATCGCTTGGGAAGCCAAGCCGCCTATAGCGCCTGCTTTATTCCGATTTTAATCAGCCTTAACGCCCTGCTTTTATGGGAAAATCATACCGCTTTATTCGTGTTTATGGCGCTTTACGGTTTTGGCCATGGTGGCTTTTTTTCCGTCGTCTCGCCCACCGTTGCGGAATATTTTGGGATGCAATCGCATGGAGCGCTGTTTGGCATTATTTTATTTTTTGGCACGATCGGCGGTGCCATTGGGCCAATACTTGCTGGTATGGTGTTTGATTATTCAGGCAATTATGATAGCGCCTTTATTACCTTGGCGGTTCTCATGGCCTTGGGCTTGATCTTGGTGCTCACGCTGCCAAAAACCCAAGCCACAGCTGCTTAG
- a CDS encoding 4a-hydroxytetrahydrobiopterin dehydratase yields MTEFSQKICVACQPDAEPASAAELADFLAKNPNWAMTHRDSVKRIERSYNFKNFQDALTFTNAVGEVAEQEGHHPSIQTEWGKVIVIWWSHKIADLHLNDLILAARCDRRYDLQMAKQPV; encoded by the coding sequence ATGACTGAATTTTCCCAAAAGATCTGCGTGGCATGCCAACCGGATGCCGAACCTGCCAGCGCGGCAGAATTGGCTGACTTTTTGGCCAAGAACCCAAATTGGGCGATGACCCATCGCGATAGTGTCAAACGCATCGAGCGGAGCTATAACTTCAAGAACTTTCAAGACGCGCTCACCTTTACGAATGCGGTGGGCGAGGTGGCCGAGCAAGAAGGCCATCATCCCAGCATTCAGACCGAATGGGGCAAAGTGATCGTTATCTGGTGGAGCCATAAAATTGCAGATTTACATTTGAATGATCTGATCTTGGCCGCGCGCTGCGATAGACGCTACGATCTTCAAATGGCAAAACAGCCCGTTTAA
- a CDS encoding DUF2793 domain-containing protein produces the protein MFEHSPRLTLPYIQPAQAQKHVTHNQAIRQIDGLIHMSVVSDALSTPPTEQEEGTCYLVPPNAQDGWQGWAHHVAIWQDAAWMFLTPKTGWRLFVSDQKKLMVYLGSAWVILADANPHHSLEALSIHATTTETQRLAVQSQTILWTSISQSDDVAGGVIHILNKNAESQDNGLVFQNNYKPHLSMGCFGSNDFKISRIDEAGTHQDSLTLDSQSGILSSPTLPRFDAVLNYDYPLQEAIWQRVPVNESKYNDQLCFDSEANQFRAPSAGTYFFSANVFLNNTDAVEQSCQIRFDCPLEGERSRSLRVLPDLKSHSSATLSTQSLAYLEEGDTVALQAQCAQTGATLLAGATGFLGFKIG, from the coding sequence ATGTTTGAACACTCGCCCCGCCTGACCCTCCCTTATATACAACCCGCGCAAGCCCAAAAACACGTAACGCATAATCAAGCCATTCGCCAAATTGACGGATTAATCCACATGAGCGTCGTTTCGGATGCGCTCAGCACGCCGCCCACAGAGCAGGAAGAGGGTACGTGTTATCTGGTGCCCCCAAACGCCCAAGATGGCTGGCAAGGCTGGGCGCATCACGTCGCGATCTGGCAAGATGCCGCCTGGATGTTTTTAACGCCCAAAACCGGTTGGCGGCTCTTTGTTTCGGATCAGAAAAAACTGATGGTTTATCTCGGGTCCGCCTGGGTCATTTTGGCAGATGCCAATCCGCATCACTCCCTTGAGGCGCTTTCGATCCATGCCACGACCACCGAAACCCAAAGGCTCGCGGTACAATCCCAAACAATCCTTTGGACCAGCATCAGCCAAAGCGATGACGTGGCAGGTGGTGTTATACACATTTTGAATAAAAATGCGGAGTCGCAAGATAACGGATTGGTTTTTCAAAATAATTACAAGCCGCATCTTAGCATGGGGTGTTTTGGCTCAAATGATTTTAAAATCAGCCGTATAGATGAGGCGGGGACGCATCAAGACAGCCTGACCCTTGACAGCCAGAGCGGGATTTTATCAAGCCCCACATTGCCGCGCTTTGACGCCGTGCTGAATTACGACTATCCGCTCCAGGAGGCCATTTGGCAACGCGTCCCCGTTAACGAAAGCAAATATAATGACCAGCTATGCTTTGATTCTGAGGCAAATCAGTTTCGCGCGCCCAGCGCTGGAACCTATTTCTTTTCAGCAAATGTGTTCTTGAACAATACAGATGCGGTAGAACAAAGTTGCCAGATCAGATTTGACTGCCCGCTTGAGGGGGAAAGATCCCGCTCATTGCGCGTATTACCCGATCTTAAAAGCCACTCATCCGCAACGCTTTCAACCCAAAGCCTCGCGTATCTGGAAGAAGGTGATACCGTCGCGCTTCAGGCGCAATGCGCGCAAACAGGCGCAACTCTGCTTGCTGGGGCAACTGGGTTCTTGGGCTTTAAAATCGGATAA